A genomic stretch from Candidatus Binatia bacterium includes:
- a CDS encoding adenylate/guanylate cyclase domain-containing protein, translated as MANRSFRILAVDDNKQNLELLRKALSAAGYEVVTALDGPAGLGLIESAPWDLVLLDVMMPGMSGYEVCERIRANEATRLLPVVMLTALSEVSHRIRGIEAGADDFLSKPFNREELLTRVKSLLRIKKLHDDLETKNGLLRTLFGRYVSEKVAAEIVADPGRHLKLGGEKREVTVLFGDLRGFTPLAERLDPEDAVDILNVYLTIVIDTVFEFSGTLDKFRGDGFMAFFGAPMRRDDDPANAVHCALAMQERLKGVTFPKFPDLRLHVGIGINTGIVLAGNIGSERRTDYTVIGNEVNVAQRFESNAGPGQILITGSTYECVKDAVEVRDLGQLRVSGKQDGVLAYDVLRWREPVAG; from the coding sequence AGGGTACGAGGTCGTCACGGCGCTCGACGGCCCCGCGGGCCTCGGCCTTATCGAGAGCGCTCCGTGGGATTTGGTCTTGCTGGACGTGATGATGCCGGGGATGTCCGGCTATGAAGTCTGCGAGCGCATCCGCGCGAACGAGGCCACCCGGCTCCTTCCCGTGGTGATGTTGACCGCTCTCAGCGAAGTATCGCACCGGATTCGCGGCATCGAAGCGGGCGCCGACGACTTTCTCTCCAAACCTTTCAACCGGGAGGAGCTTCTGACCCGCGTCAAGTCGCTCCTCAGGATCAAAAAGCTCCATGACGACCTGGAGACGAAGAACGGCCTGCTCCGTACTCTGTTCGGACGATATGTCTCGGAGAAAGTCGCCGCCGAGATCGTGGCCGATCCCGGGCGGCACTTGAAGTTGGGCGGAGAGAAGCGCGAGGTCACGGTGCTCTTCGGCGACCTGAGGGGATTCACGCCGCTCGCCGAGCGCCTCGACCCGGAAGACGCGGTCGATATTCTCAACGTCTACCTGACCATCGTGATCGACACCGTTTTTGAGTTCAGCGGCACGCTCGACAAGTTTCGTGGCGACGGCTTCATGGCCTTCTTCGGGGCGCCGATGCGTCGCGACGACGATCCTGCCAATGCGGTCCACTGCGCCCTCGCGATGCAGGAGCGGTTGAAGGGCGTGACCTTCCCAAAATTCCCCGACCTCCGTCTCCACGTGGGAATCGGAATCAACACGGGCATCGTCCTTGCGGGCAACATCGGCTCCGAACGGAGAACGGATTACACGGTGATCGGCAACGAGGTGAACGTGGCGCAGCGTTTTGAATCGAATGCCGGACCGGGGCAGATCCTGATCACCGGCAGCACTTACGAATGCGTGAAAGATGCGGTGGAGGTGCGCGATCTGGGGCAACTGAGAGTGTCGGGGAAGCAAGACGGAGTCCTGGCCTACGACGTGCTCCGCTGGCGCGAGCCGGTCGCAGGTTGA